Proteins encoded within one genomic window of Brassica rapa cultivar Chiifu-401-42 chromosome A09, CAAS_Brap_v3.01, whole genome shotgun sequence:
- the LOC103842426 gene encoding indole-3-acetic acid-amido synthetase GH3.3, with protein MIVDLALKSPMIHTPQSDKDLKALRFIEEMTRKVDFVQKKVIKEILSRNSETEYLKRFGLKGSTDRKTFKNKVPVITYDDIKPEIQRIANGDRSMILSSHPITEFLTSSGTSAGERKLMPTIEEDMDRRQLLYSLQMPVMNLYVPGLGKGKALHFLFVKSESKTPGGLPARPVLTSYYKSEHFKKRPYDPYNVYTSPNEAILCPDSSQSMYTQMLCGLLMRHEVLRLGAVFASGLLRAIRFLQTNWHELVNDISTGTLSSRISDPGIRESMSKILTKPDQELADYIASVCCHDSNWEGVITKIWPNTKYLDVIVTGAMAQYIPMLEYYSGGLPMACTMYASSESYFGINLKPMCKPSEVSYTIMPNMAYFEFLPHEDATERTTELVELADVEVGKEYELVITTYAGLYRYRVGDILQVTGFYNSAPQFKFVRRKNVLLSIESDKTDEAELQKAVENASVLLEEQGTRVIEYTSYADTKTIPGHYVIYWELLVKDQANPPSDEVMAKCCLEMEESLNSVYRQSRVADKSIGPLEIRVVKNGTFEELMDYAISRGASINQYKVPRCVSFTPIMELLDSRVASTHFSPALPQWSPERRR; from the exons ATGATCGTTGATTTAGCTTTGAAGTCTCCGATGATCCATACACCACAGTCCGACAAGGACTTGAAAGCTCTCAGGTTCATTGAGGAGATGACACGTAAAGTCGATTTCGTTCAGAAGAAAGTCATCAAGGAGATACTTAGTCGTAACTCAGAGACTGAGTATCTGAAACGGTTCGGTCTTAAGGGATCCACCGACCGGAAAACATTTAAGAACAAAGTTCCGGTTATTACTTATGATGATATTAAACCGGAGATTCAACGTATAGCAAATGGTGACCGGTCCATGATTTTGTCTTCTCACCCCATCACCGAGTTCCTGACCAG CTCTGGCACTTCTGCTGGTGAAAGGAAGTTAATGCCGACTATTGAAGAAGACATGGACCGACGTCAGCTTTTATACAGTCTTCAGATGCCTGTGATGAACCT CTACGTGCCGGGACTAGGCAAAGGCAAAGCTCTACATTTCTTGTTCGTGAAGTCGGAATCAAAGACACCTGGTGGATTACCGGCGCGTCCGGTTCTCACAAGCTATTACAAAAGCGAACATTTCAAGAAACGTCCATACGACCCCTACAACGTGTACACGAGCCCCAACGAAGCCATCCTTTGTCCAGACTCGTCGCAAAGCATGTACACTCAAATGCTTTGTGGTCTCCTCATGCGTCACGAAGTCCTTCGTCTCGGTGCTGTCTTCGCTTCCGGTCTCCTCCGTGCCATACGGTTCCTCCAAACCAACTGGCATGAGCTCGTCAACGATATCTCAACCGGAACCCTAAGCTCGAGAATCTCTGACCCGGGGATCAGAGAAAGCATGTCCAAGATCTTGACCAAACCGGACCAAGAATTGGCTGACTACATAGCTTCGGTTTGTTGTCACGACAGTAACTGGGAAGGTGTTATAACTAAGATTTGGCCCAACACTAAGTACCTTGACGTCATCGTCACGGGAGCCATGGCTCAGTATATTCCGATGCTTGAGTACTATAGCGGCGGGTTACCGATGGCTTGTACGATGTACGCATCGTCAGAGAGTTACTTTGGGATTAACCTAAAACCGATGTGTAAACCTTCTGAGGTTTCTTACACCATTATGCCAAACATGGCTTACTTCGAGTTTCTCCCTCATGAAGACGCAACTGAAAGAACAACCGAGCTCGTGGAGCTGGCTGATGTCGAGGTGGGGAAAGAGTACGAGCTCGTGATCACTACCTACGCGGGGCTTTACCGCTACAGAGTTGGCGATATTCTTCAGGTGACTGGCTTCTACAACTCCGCTCCGCAGTTCAAGTTCGTGAGGAGGAAGAACGTTTTGCTTAGCATCGAGTCTGATAAAACCGACGAAGCTGAGCTCCAAAAGGCGGTAGAGAACGCGTCGGTGTTACTTGAGGAGCAAGGAACACGCGTGATCGAGTACACGAGCTACGCGGATACCAAGACCATACCTGGCCATTACGTCATCTACTGGGAGCTTCTTGTGAAGGATCAAGCCAACCCTCCGAGCGACGAGGTCATGGCTAAGTGCTGTCTTGAAATGGAGGAGTCGTTGAACTCTGTTTATAGACAAAGCCGGGTTGCTGATAAGTCCATTGGACCGCTCGAGATACGTGTGGTGAAGAACGGGACGTTTGAGGAGCTCATGGACTATGCCATCTCGAGAGGCGCGTCGATTAACCAGTACAAGGTGCCGAGATGTGTGAGTTTCACGCCAATCATGGAGCTGCTTGACTCAAGGGTTGCTTCTACACATTTCAGCCCGGCGTTGCCACAGTGGTCACCTGAACGACGTCGTTGA
- the LOC103842427 gene encoding metal transporter Nramp3 → MSRLENDRPLLTERIYEELHAEEEEEETAYDEAEKVHIASDDERDLEHGVGCGGAPPFSWRKLWLFTGPGFLMSIAFLDPGNLEGDLQAGAIAGYSLLWLLMWATAMGLLVQLLSARLGVATGRHLAELCREEYPTWAGMVLWVMAELALIGSDIQEVIGSAIAIQILTNGIFPLWAGVVITALDCFVFLFLENYGIRKLEAVFAVLIGTMAVAFAWMFGQAKPSGSELLVGILVPKLSSRTIQKAVGVVGCIIMPHNVFLHSALVQSREVDKRQKHRVQEAINYYTIESTIALAVSFMINLFVTTVFAKGFYNTDQADSIGLVNAGQYLQDKYGGGVFPILYIWGIGLLAAGQSSTITGTYAGQFIMGGFLNFKMKKWLRALITRSCAIIPTIIVALVFDSSEATLDVLNEWLNVLQSMQIPFALIPLLCLVSKEQIMGSFKIGPLYQTVAWLVAALVIMINGYLLLEFFSSEVSGVVYTGFVTVFTASYGAFIVYLIARGINFTPWRAKSESS, encoded by the exons ATGTCACGGCTCGAGAATGATCGTCCGCTTCTAACCGAGAGAATCTACGAGGAGCTCCacgcagaagaagaagaagaagagacggCGTACGACGAGGCGGAGAAAGTCCACATCGCGAGTGACGACGAGAGAGACCTCGAGCACGGCGTGGGATGCGGCGGCGCACCGCCGTTCTCCTGGAGGAAGCTATGGCTGTTCACCGGACCCGGGTTCTTAATGAGCATTGCGTTTCTCGATCCGGGAAACCTCGAAGGAGATCTCCAAGCCGGTGCCATCGCGGGGTACTCGCTTCTCTGGCTGCTTATGTGGGCGACGGCGATGGGTCTTTTGGTTCAGCTTTTATCGGCGAGGCTCGGCGTCGCGACGGGTCGCCACTTGGCGGAGCTTTGCCGCGAGGAGTATCCGACTTGGGCGGGTATGGTTTTGTGGGTTATGGCTGAGTTGGCTTTGATCGGATCTGATATTCAGGAAGTCATTGGAAGTGCCATCGCTATCCAGATTCTGACCAATGGGATCTTCCCTCTCTGGGCTGGTGTCGTTATTACAGCTCTCGACTG TTTCGTCTTCTTGTTCCTTGAGAACTACGGAATCAGGAAACTCGAGGCGGTGTTTGCGGTTCTAATCGGAACAATGGCGGTGGCATTCGCTTGGATGTTCGGTCAAGCCAAGCCAAGTGGCTCCGAGCTTCTCGTTG GCATATTGGTACCGAAGCTAAGCTCAAGAACAATACAAAAAGCAGTCGGAGTCGTGGGCTGCATTATAATGCCACACAACGTGTTCCTCCACTCGGCTCTCGTCCAATCCCGAGAAGTCGACAAGCGGCAGAAGCACAGAGTCCAAGAAGCTATAAACTACTACACGATCGAATCCACCATCGCTCTCGCCGTCTCCTTCATGATCAACCTCTTCGTCACGACGGTATTCGCCAAAGGCTTCTACAACACCGACCAGGCCGACAGCATCGGCCTGGTCAACGCGGGACAGTACCTCCAGGACAAGTACGGAGGCGGGGTGTTCCCGATACTGTACATCTGGGGGATAGGGCTGCTAGCCGCTGGGCAGAGCAGCACCATCACGGGCACCTACGCGGGGCAGTTCATCATGGGAGGGTTTCTCAATTTCAAGATGAAGAAGTGGCTGAGGGCTTTGATCACGCGTAGCTGCGCGATCATTCCGACCATCATCGTTGCTCTGGTGTTTGATTCGTCTGAAGCTACTTTGGATGTTTTGAACGAGTGGCTTAACGTGCTTCAGTCCATGCAGATCCCGTTCGCGCTCATTCCGTTGCTGTGTTTGGTCTCCAAGGAACAGATCATGGGTAGTTTCAAAATCGGTCCTTTGTATCAGACAGTCGCTTGGCTTGTTGCCGCGCTTGTGATAATGATAAACGGTTATCTGTTGCTTGAGTTCTTCTCCTCCGAGGTTAGTGGCGTCGTCTATACCGGTTTCGTGACTGTGTTCACGGCTTCGTATGGTGCATTCATAGTCTACCTTATTGCTCGTGGCATTAATTTCACTCCGTGGCGGGCTAAATCAGAGTCTAGTTGA
- the LOC103842428 gene encoding U-box domain-containing protein 4, with the protein MGTSALVDSISSFLNLSSSRHIDLDPFEKYYKRVEELLIVLKPVADAASINSHLVSEERIGKSFDDLTQDVDHSIDLFRSWHAFSSKVYFVLQIESLIPKMRETIVDTFHFLMSFESNLPDELSPPSLEKCLEKVKQLSYEEISSVIDGALRDQRDGAGPTPEVLVRIGENTGLRSNQEILIEAVALERQKEIAEQSENNSEVEFLDQLIVIVNRMHERLLLIKQTQTSSVAILADFFCPLSLEVMTDPVIVSSGQTYEKAFIKRWIDLGLKVCPKTRQTLTHTTLIPNYTVKALIANWCETNDVKLPDPNKSTSLNELSPLLSCTDSVPSVSNKSNDWDASTGEAGKPSSSNLHPSPSPSRSASALDTSSLHDYEVRSNDSREMKTDAPGRSSVSSTTRGSVENGQTSENHHHLRSPSAASSVSNEDSPRAEANENSEESPHATPYSSDASGEIRSGPLAAATTSAAAPPQRDLSDFSPKFMDRRSRGQFWRRPSERLGSRIVSAPSNETRRELIEVENQVKKLVEELKSSSLDVQRQATAEIRLLAKHNMDNRIVIGNSGAIVLLVELLHSTDSATQENAVTALLNLSINDNNKSLIAQAGAIEPLIHVLQNGSSEAKENAAATLFSLSVIEELKIKIGQSGAIGPLVDLLGNGTPRGKKDAATALFNLSIHQENKGTIVQSGAVRYLIDLMDPAAGMVDKAVAVLANLATIPEGRNAIGQEGGIGLLVEVVELGSARGKENAAAALLQLSTNSGRFCNMVLQEGAVPPLVALSQSGTPRAREKAQALLSYFRNQRHGNAGRG; encoded by the exons ATGGGAACCTCAGCTCTCGTCGACAGTATCTCCTCTTTTCTCAACCTCTCGTCTTCGAGACACATCGATTTAGACCCATTCGAAAAGTACTACAAGCGAGTCGAAGAGCTGCTCATAGTCCTGAAACCCGTAGCGGATGCTGCATCTATCAACTCCCATCTCGTTTCCGAGGAAAGAATCGGCAAATCGTTTGATGACCTGACTCAGGACGTTGATCACTCCATTGATCTCTTCAGAAGCTGGCACGCTTTCTCCAGCAAAGTCTACTTC GTTCTTCAAATCGAATCTTTAATACCAAAGATGCGAGAAACTATTGTGGATACTTTCCATTTCCTCATGTCTTTTGAGAGCAACCTACCTGATGAGCTCAGTCCACCTTCCCTCGAG AAATGTCTAGAGAAGGTTAAGCAGCTTAGTTACGAAGAAATATCTTCTGTCATTGACGGTGCTCTAAGGGATCAGAGAGATGGGGCTGGACCCACCCCCGAGGTCCTGGTGAGAATTGGAGAGAACACTGGCCTGAGATCAAACCAGGAGATTCTGATCGAAGCTGTTGCTCTCGAGAGGCAGAAAGAGATCGCTGAGCAGTCTGAGAACAATTCAGAAGTCGAGTTCCTTGACCAGTTGATTGTCATCGTTAACCGGATGCACGAGCGTCTTCTTCTGATCAAACAGACGCAGACGTCTAGCGTCGCCATCCTTGCCGACTTCTTTTGCCCTCTGTCCCTTGAGGTAATGACTGATCCGGTGATTGTGTCGTCAGGACAGACGTACGAGAAGGCCTTCATCAAGAGATGGATTGATTTGGGTTTGAAAGTTTGTCCCAAGACTCGGCAGACTCTGACTCACACGACTCTGATACCTAACTACACTGTGAAAGCCTTGATCGCTAACTGGTGTGAGACAAATGATGTCAAGCTGCCTGATCCCAACAAGTCAACGAGTTTAAACGAGCTGTCTCCTCTTTTATCATGTACAGACTCTGTTCCCAGTGTTAGCAACAAGTCAAATGATTGGGATGCTTCTACAGGTGAGGCCGGGAAGCCCTCATCCTCCAACCTTCATCCTTCTCCCTCTCCTTCACGTTCTGCTTCTGCATTGGACACTTCTTCACTACATGATTATGAAGTCAGGTCTAACGACTCTCGAGAAATGAAGACAGATGCACCGGGAAGGTCATCTGTGTCTTCAACAACACGAGGCTCAGTGGAAAACGGACAAACATCTGAGAATCACCACCATCTCAGGTCCCCTTCCGCCGCAAGCTCAGTTTCTAACGAGGACTCTCCAAGAGCAGAAGCGAACGAGAACTCAGAAGAGTCACCTCACGCCACACCTTACAGCAGCGATGCTTCAGGAGAAATCAGATCAGGTCCCCTCGCTGCAGCAACCACTTCAGCAGCAGCACCTCCTCAGCGAGACCTCTCCGATTTCTCCCCGAAGTTTATGGATAGACGCAGCCGTGGCCAGTTTTGGCGTCGTCCTTCGGAGAGGCTCGGCTCGAGGATTGTTTCAGCGCCTTCGAATGAGACGAGGCGTGAACTCATCGAGGTCGAAAACCAAGTTAAGAAGCTTGTGGAGGAGTTGAAAAGCAGTTCGTTGGATGTTCAGAGACAAGCAACAGCTGAGATAAGGCTGCTAGCTAAGCACAACATGGATAACAGGATAGTGATAGGGAACTCTGGAGCAATCGTCTTGTTAGTTGAGCTACTTCACTCAACAGACTCAGCTACACAGGAGAACGCTGTGACGGCTCTTCTAAACTTGTCCATCAACGACAACAACAAGAGTCTAATCGCTCAAGCTGGTGCTATCGAGCCGCTCATCCACGTGCTCCAGAACGGTAGCTCTGAAGCAAAGGAGAACGCAGCAGCTACACTCTTCAGCCTCTCTGTTATAGAAGAGCTCAAGATTAAGATAGGTCAGTCTGGGGCAATAGGGCCTCTTGTGGATCTTCTAGGTAACGGTACCCCTCGGGGTAAGAAAGACGCTGCTACTGCGTTGTTTAACCTGTCGATACATCAGGAGAACAAGGGGACGATTGTGCAGTCTGGGGCTGTGAGGTATCTTATTGATCTGATGGATCCGGCGGCTGGGATGGTGGATAAAGCGGTTGCTGTTTTGGCTAACCTAGCTACGATCCCTGAAGGGAGAAACGCTATTGGACAAGAAGGTGGGATTGGTCTTCTTGTGGAGGTGGTTGAGTTGGGTTCAGCTAGAGGGAAAGAGAACGCAGCGGCGGCTCTGCTTCAGCTTTCGACCAACAGTGGGAGGTTCTGCAACATGGTTCTTCAAGAAGGAGCTGTTCCTCCCCTCGTTGCTCTCTCACAGTCTGGTACTCCAAGGGCCAGAGAAAAG GCACAGGCATTGCTCAGTTACTTCAGGAACCAACGGCATGGAAATGCAGGGCGtggctga
- the LOC103842429 gene encoding lysine-rich arabinogalactan protein 17, with protein sequence MDLKFLLTVTLIVTFFAGDVDGQSPAVSPTSSPSISPPQKPISTAPAISPASLSPISTAPAISTASPSPISTAPAISPASPSPISTAPAISTASPSPISTAPAISPASPSPISTAPAISPASPSPISTPTAAPARAPAASPSIKAPKSSALAPAKTPAASPSSIEAPSSSVPMTSPPSQTPEPSPTPKVSPPALSPEADSTPTPSPETDSPSAPVAAPSAHAPAPAPSKHKKTKKTKKHKNAPAPAPAPELLSPPEPSAEAPGPSDAFAPDTTDDQSGVERTTVMPNVVVGAVATTAWALLALAY encoded by the exons ATGGATCTCAAATTTCTCTTAACGGTTACACTAATCGTCACTTTCTTCGCCGGTGACGTTGATGGCCAATCTCCGGCAGTTTCTCCGACCAGTTCTCCTTCTATATCTCCTCCTCAAAAGCCTATATCCACAGCTCCCGCCATTTCTCCTGCTTCTCTGTCGCCGATATCAACAGCTCCCGCCATTTCTACTGCCTCTCCGTCGCCGATATCCACAGCTCCCGCCATTTCTCCTGCTTCTCCGTCGCCCATATCTACAGCTCCCGCCATTTCTACTGCCTCTCCGTCGCCGATATCCACAGCTCCCGCCATTTCTCCTGCCTCTCCGTCGCCGATATCCACAGCTCCCGCCATTTCTCCTGCTTCTCCGTCGCCGATATCCACTCCCACAGCAGCTCCGGCGAGGGCTCCAGCAGCAAGCCCTTCCATCAAGGCTCCTAAATCCTCTGCTTTGGCTCCCGCGAAGACTCCAGCAGCTTCCCCTTCCTCCATTGAGGCTCCTTCCTCTTCCGTGCCAATGACGTCTCCTCCTTCTCAAACACCTGAGCCCTCTCCTACACCTAAGGTCTCTCCACCGGCTCTTTCACCGGAGGCTGATTCTACTCCAACCCCTTCACCGGAAACTGATTCTCCTTCGGCTCCAGTGGCTGCGCCGTCAGCCCATGCCCCGGCTCCAGCTCCGAGCAAACATAAGAAGACTAAAAAGACAAAGAAGCACAAGAACGCGCCGGCTCCAGCTCCAGCTCCTGAGCTTCTAAGCCCGCCTGAACCGTCCGCGGAAGCTCCTGGACCAAGTGATGCTTTCGCTCCCGATACCACCGACGATCAG AGTGGTGTAGAAAGAACAACTGTGATGCCAAATGTGGTTGTGGGAGCTGTGGCAACAACGGCATGGGCTCTTCTCGCGCTGGCCTActaa